The proteins below are encoded in one region of Mycolicibacterium neworleansense:
- a CDS encoding thiolase family protein — translation MAEAVIVEAVRSPVGKRNGALSGVHPSDLSAQVLNGLVERAGIDPALVDDVIWGCVMQAGEQALDIARTAVLTAGWPETVPGVTVDRQCGSSQQSLHFAVAGVVAGHYDVVVAGGVESMSRTPMGSSLANGGHPYPEAFRERYDHKTPNQGVGAEMIAEQWGLSRTQLDEFSLRSHEKAAAAQDSGAFKDQIVGIKDQDGNVVLEDGGIRRGGTVESMAAIKPAFKEDGVIHAGNSSQISDGSAALLIMSADKAKDLGLKPLAKVHTAVLAGADPVIMLTAPIPATQKALAKSGLTVDQIGAFEVNEAFAPVPMAWLKDIGADESRLNPNGGAIALGHPLGGSGARILTTLLYHMRDNNIQYGLQTMCEGGGQANATILELL, via the coding sequence ATGGCTGAAGCCGTCATCGTCGAGGCCGTCCGGTCGCCAGTCGGGAAGCGCAACGGCGCCCTGTCCGGTGTGCACCCTTCGGATCTGTCGGCCCAGGTGCTCAACGGCCTCGTGGAGCGCGCCGGCATCGACCCAGCCCTCGTCGACGACGTCATCTGGGGCTGCGTCATGCAGGCCGGTGAGCAGGCCCTGGACATCGCCCGCACCGCCGTGCTTACCGCCGGCTGGCCCGAGACCGTTCCGGGCGTGACGGTCGACCGTCAGTGCGGTTCGAGCCAGCAGTCCCTGCACTTCGCCGTCGCCGGCGTGGTCGCCGGCCACTACGACGTCGTCGTCGCCGGTGGCGTCGAGTCGATGTCGCGCACGCCGATGGGCTCCTCGCTGGCCAACGGCGGACACCCCTACCCGGAGGCCTTCCGCGAGCGCTACGACCACAAGACCCCCAACCAGGGTGTCGGCGCCGAGATGATCGCCGAGCAGTGGGGGCTGTCCCGCACCCAGCTCGACGAGTTCTCCCTCCGTTCGCACGAGAAGGCCGCGGCCGCACAGGATTCCGGTGCGTTCAAGGATCAGATCGTCGGCATCAAGGACCAAGACGGCAACGTCGTGCTGGAAGACGGCGGCATCCGCCGCGGCGGCACCGTGGAATCCATGGCTGCCATCAAGCCGGCCTTCAAGGAAGACGGCGTGATCCACGCCGGTAACTCCAGTCAGATCTCCGACGGGTCGGCCGCGCTGCTGATCATGTCGGCCGACAAGGCAAAAGACCTGGGGCTCAAGCCGCTTGCGAAGGTGCACACCGCGGTGCTCGCCGGCGCCGACCCGGTCATCATGCTGACCGCGCCGATCCCGGCCACCCAGAAGGCGCTGGCCAAGTCCGGCCTGACCGTCGACCAGATCGGCGCGTTCGAGGTCAACGAGGCGTTCGCCCCGGTTCCGATGGCCTGGCTCAAGGACATCGGCGCCGACGAGAGCCGGCTCAACCCCAACGGCGGCGCGATCGCCCTGGGCCACCCGCTCGGCGGCTCCGGCGCCCGCATCCTGACCACGCTGCTGTACCACATGCGGGACAACAACATTCAGTACGGCCTGCAGACCATGTGTGAAGGTGGCGGCCAGGCCAACGCGACCATCCTGGAGCTCCTGTGA
- a CDS encoding FadR/GntR family transcriptional regulator yields MARTTPLAPMIGPDAIAPQAPVRSPKTAELVAGTLRRMVVDGQLKEGDFLPNEAELMEHFGVSRPTLREAVRVLESERLVEVRRGSRTGARVRVPGPEIVARPAGLLLELSGADIADLLVGRAAIEPMAARLLAEKGDEAAIAELEQMLDEHIPTDHQSDRLAETTGDFHRRVVELSGNATLGIIAGMLHEITVRHHAFLFKERRPVSKTDYEKLMRSYRKLIQIIRSGDGDAAEAHWRKHLDTARILMLQDIESVKVRDVMR; encoded by the coding sequence GTGGCTCGAACCACACCACTGGCGCCGATGATCGGCCCTGACGCGATAGCACCGCAGGCGCCGGTCCGTTCCCCGAAGACCGCTGAACTCGTCGCAGGCACGTTGCGGCGCATGGTCGTCGACGGCCAGCTCAAAGAGGGCGACTTCCTGCCCAACGAAGCCGAGCTCATGGAGCATTTCGGGGTCAGCAGGCCGACGCTGCGGGAGGCCGTGCGGGTGCTGGAATCCGAGCGTCTGGTCGAGGTCCGGCGCGGCTCCCGCACCGGGGCGCGCGTGCGCGTTCCCGGCCCCGAGATCGTCGCCCGCCCGGCCGGCCTGCTGCTCGAGCTCTCCGGCGCCGATATCGCCGACCTGTTGGTGGGGCGTGCCGCGATCGAACCGATGGCCGCACGCCTGCTGGCCGAGAAGGGTGACGAGGCGGCGATCGCCGAACTGGAACAGATGCTCGACGAGCACATCCCGACCGACCACCAGTCGGACCGGCTGGCCGAGACCACCGGCGATTTCCACCGCCGCGTCGTGGAGCTGTCGGGCAACGCCACCCTCGGCATCATCGCCGGCATGCTGCACGAGATCACCGTGCGCCACCACGCCTTCCTGTTCAAAGAGCGCCGGCCGGTTTCCAAGACCGACTATGAAAAGTTGATGCGGTCCTACCGCAAACTGATCCAGATCATCCGCTCCGGTGACGGCGACGCCGCCGAGGCTCATTGGCGCAAGCATCTCGACACCGCGCGCATCCTGATGCTGCAGGACATCGAGAGCGTCAAGGTCCGCGACGTCATGCGCTGA
- a CDS encoding crotonase/enoyl-CoA hydratase family protein: MTDEGALGAIVEKRGNVLLITINRPEARNAINGSVSTAVGDALEQAQNDPEVRVVVITGSGDKSFCAGADLKAISRGENLFHPEHPEYGFAGYVSHFIDKPTIAAVNGTALGGGTELALASDLIVAEESAKFGLPEVKRGLIAGAGGVFRIAEQLPRKVANELLFTGEPMSSADALRWGLINQVVPDGTVVDAALKLAERITGNAPLAVQASKRVAYGADEGVITGDKDGWKRTNREFSTLLQTEDAKEGPLAFAQKREPVWKAR, encoded by the coding sequence GTGACCGACGAAGGCGCCCTCGGCGCGATTGTTGAAAAGCGCGGCAACGTCCTGCTCATCACGATCAACCGGCCCGAGGCGCGCAACGCGATCAACGGCTCGGTCAGCACCGCCGTCGGCGATGCGCTGGAGCAGGCCCAGAACGATCCCGAGGTCCGGGTCGTCGTGATCACCGGATCGGGCGACAAGTCGTTCTGCGCCGGCGCCGACCTGAAGGCGATCTCGCGGGGCGAGAACCTCTTTCACCCCGAGCACCCGGAGTACGGATTCGCCGGCTACGTCAGCCATTTCATCGACAAGCCGACGATCGCCGCGGTCAACGGCACCGCTCTGGGCGGCGGCACCGAGCTGGCCCTGGCCAGTGACTTGATCGTGGCCGAGGAGAGCGCCAAATTCGGTCTGCCGGAGGTGAAGCGGGGCCTGATCGCCGGTGCCGGCGGCGTCTTCCGCATCGCCGAGCAGCTGCCCCGCAAGGTGGCCAACGAACTGCTGTTCACCGGTGAGCCGATGTCGTCGGCCGACGCGCTCCGCTGGGGCCTGATCAACCAGGTGGTGCCCGACGGCACCGTCGTGGACGCGGCACTCAAGTTGGCCGAACGGATCACCGGCAACGCACCGCTGGCCGTGCAGGCCAGCAAGCGGGTCGCCTACGGTGCCGACGAGGGCGTCATCACCGGCGACAAGGATGGCTGGAAGCGCACCAATCGTGAGTTCAGCACCTTGCTGCAGACCGAGGACGCCAAGGAAGGGCCGCTGGCCTTCGCCCAGAAGCGCGAACCTGTTTGGAAGGCAAGGTAA